The following are from one region of the Sorghum bicolor cultivar BTx623 chromosome 2, Sorghum_bicolor_NCBIv3, whole genome shotgun sequence genome:
- the LOC110432673 gene encoding uncharacterized protein LOC110432673 — MNDLVQQLQTLQLNIPRREPPPNEDDDIDEEDEPPRRPAGRGRGGRGHGLLNFGRARRIPVRGGRDYDGDDDMLSDMDDHRHGGHRGYRDRHRRLDDDGLSKVKVSIPKFNGKESADDYFEWETKVEQIFDLYPYPPVKKAKLAAIEFSGYAITWWNQVCTELRRAGHDRITWEDMKREMRRRFVPAYYSRDLHLKLKRLVQGTRTVDEYFQELEMCLLRTGITEDEESTMARFLVGLNKPIADKVDMTKYTCLTELVHFAKRAERQLAGSYKDRASFSAHNSATSWRQSQQHGSGVHTPSSRATSSKHFDSKGKAVSSTQSSSSATAAPRHTSKIECFKCGGHGHKQAECPNRHTIIALADGSYDSQSEEEDESSPYLVVRRVLSTQFVAAEQGQRHNLFQSRCKVKGQVCRFIIDGGSCNNIVSVLLVEKLGLPTRRHPHPYHMQWLNNSGTVKVSSMVRLSFSIGDYHGEVDCDIVPMQACHLLLGRPWQFDVEDFEDVFPDEVPAGLPPLRGIEHQIDLVPGASLPNRPAYRANPEETKEIQRQVKELLDKGYVRESLSPCAVPVLLVPKKDGSWRMYRVVFLGFVVTADGIQVDEEKVKAIKDWPTPTNVSQIRSLHGLAGFYRRFVKDFSTIAAPLNNLTKKDVPFKWGDDQEQAFVELKRKLCEAPLLQLPNFGKTFEIECDASGIGIGGVLLQEGKPIAYFSEKLNGPHLNYSVYDKELYALVRVLEVWQHYLLPKEFVIHSDHEALKYLKSQGKLNRRHAKWIEFIETFPYVVKHKRGKDNNVADALSRRCGLYYVHDDFLFRTNKLCIPACSIRQVLLQEAHAGGLAGHFGIKKTLDMLSDHFFWPHMRRDVQRHVERCIICLKAKSRLNPHGLYTPLPIPTVPWEDISMDFILGLPRSQRGRDSIFVIVDRFSKMAHFIPCHKSDDASHVADLFFREIVRLHGVPKTIVSDRDTKFLSYFWKTLWAKLGTKLLFSTTCHPQTDGQTEVVNRTLSTMLRAVLKKNLKQWEECLPHVEFAYNRALHSTTNFCPFEIVYGFKPHTPMDLLPLPLQEQPGDLVWLHLRKDRFPQQRKSKLSPRGDGPFKVLKKINDNAYKIELPPEYSNVSPTFNVKDLLPFVGEPESRTTPSQEGEADEDIPSIHSSSNETPLDISGPITRSRAKQYEASAA; from the exons ATGAATGATTTGGTGCAGCAGCTCCAAACTCTCCAATTGAACATACCACGTCGAGAACCGCCACCAAATGAGGATGATGATATTGACGAGGAGGATGAGCCACCGCGTCGTCCCGCTGGTCGTGGACGTGGCGGGCGTGGTCATGGTCTTCTTAATTTTGGTCGTGCTCGGCGCATTCCTGTTCGAGGTGGACGAGattatgatggtgatgatgatatgTTGTCTGACATGGATGATCATCGCCATGGTGGCCATCGTGGTTATCGTGACCGCCACCGTCgccttgatgatgatggtttaAGCAAAGTGAAAGTGTCTATTCCAAAATTTAATGGAAAAGAAAGTGCTGATGATTATTTTGAGTGGGAGACTAAGGTTGAACAGATCTTTGATTTGTATCCTTATCCTCCTGTCAAGAAAGCAAAGCTTGCTGCAATTGAGTTTTCAGGCTATGcaatcacttggtggaatcaagTGTGTACTGAACTCCGACGCGCTGGACATGATCGTATTACTTGGGAAGACATGAAGAGGGAAATGCGACGTCGTTTTGTTCCTGCATATTACTCTCGTGATCTACATTTGAAGCTAAAACGTCTTGTGCAAGGTACTCGTACTGTTGATGAATATTTTCAAGAATTGGAAATGTGTTTACTTCGTACAGGGATAACTGAAGATGAGGAATCCACAATGGCTCGATTTCTGGTTGGCCTCAATAAGCCCATTGCTGATAAAGTGGATATGACAAAGTACACATGTCTCACTGAGTTGGTACATTTTGCAAAAAGGGCAGAACGACAACTTGCTGGATCTTATAAAGATCGTGCTTCATTTTCAGCTCATAATAGTGCTACTTCATGGCGCCAGTCACAGCAGCACGGGTCAGGGGTGCACACACCTTCATCTCGTGCAACTTCTTCCAAACATTTTGATTCCAAAGGCAAAGCTGTAAGCTCTACTCAGTCCAGCTCCTCTGCTACTGCAGCCCCAAGGCATACAAGCAAGATTGAGTGTTTTAAGTGTGGTGGTCATGGGCATAAGCAAGCTGAATGTCCGAATCGTCATACGATTATTGCCCTTGCTGATGGTTCATATGATTCACAAAGtgaagaggaggacga ATCATCTCCTTATTTGGTGGTTAGAAGAGTTCTTTCCACTCAGTTTGTTGCTGCTGAACAAGGACAACGTCATAATTTGTTTCAGTCCCGATGCAAAGTGAAAGGTCAAGTGTGTCGTTTCATCATAGATGGTGGGAGCTGCAATAATATTGTTAGTGTCTTGCTTGTTGAGAAGCTTGGCCTACCAACACGCCGCCATCCACACCCTTACCATATGCAGTGGCTGAATAATTCAGGGACAGTGAAGGTCTCATCCATGGTTCGTTTGTCTTTCTCCATTGGTGACTATCATGGTGAGGTTGATTGTGATATTGTACCCATGCAAGCATGCCATTTGCTGTTGGGTCGTCCATGGCAGTTTGATGTGG AGGACTTTgaagatgtttttcctgatgaggTACCAGCTGGCCTTCCTCCACTCCGTGGTattgagcatcaaatcgatTTGGTACCTGGAGCTTCTCTTCCCAATCGTCCAGCCTACCGTGCTAATCCTGAAGAAACCAAAGAAATTCAGCGACAGGTAAAAGAGCTTTTGGACAAAGGGTATGTTCGTGAATCTCTAtcaccttgtgctgttccagtactTTTGgtccctaagaaagatggatctTGGCGCATGT atcgtgttgtttttcttggttttgttgtgaCTGCAGATGGCATCCAGGTTGATGAAGAGAAGGTTAAGGCAATAAAGGATTGGCCTACTCCTACAAATGTGAGCCAAATTCGAAGTTTGCATGGTCTTGCAGGTTTCTATCGACGATTTGTTAAAGATTTCAGCACGATCGCTGCACCACTTAACAACTTGACAAAGAAGGATGTTCCATTCAAATGGGGAGATGACCAAGAGCAAGCCTTTGTAGAGTTAAAAAGAAAGCTTTGTGAAGCACCACTGCTGCAGCTACCTAACTTCGGTAAGACTTTTGagattgaatgtgatgcaagtggtattggcattggaggtgtgctaCTTCAAGAAGGTAAACCTATTgcctacttttctgaaaagttaaATGGTCCACATCTGAATTATTCTGTCTATGATAAAGAGCTTTATGCCTTAGTTCGAGTTTTGGAAgtttggcaacattatttgttacctaaagaatttgtcatccattctgatcatgaagctttgaaatatttaaaaagtcaaggcaaactgaatcgtagacatGCTAAATGGATCGAGTTCATAGAAACATTTCCGTATGTTGTTAAACATAAGCGTGGTAAAGATAACAATGTTGCAGATGCTTTGTCAAGAAGGTGTGGTTTG tattatgtacatgatgattttttatttcGAACTAACAAACTATGCATTCCAGCCTGCTCGATTCGTCAAGTTCTTTTACAGGAAGCACATGCTGGTGGCTTAGCTGGTCATTTTGGCATCAAAAAGAcattggacatgctctctgatcatttcttttggccacatATGCGACGTGATGTTCAACGACATGTCGAGCGCTGCATAATCTGCTTGAAAGCTAAGTCCCGCCTTAATCCCCATGGTCTCTATACTCCATTACCAATCCCAACTGTACCTTGGGAAGATATATCCATGGATTTTATTCTGGGATTACCAAGGTCTCAGAGGGGGAGGGACTCTATCTTCGTTATTGTTGATCGCTTCTCaaaaatggcacattttattccaTGTCACAAGAGCGATGATGCTTCACACGTTGCTGATTTGTTTTTCAGGGAGATTGTTCGTTTACATGGAGTGCCAAAGACTATTGTTTCAGACCGAGATACAAAATTCCTGAGCTATTTTTGGAAGACATTATGGGCTAAACTTGGCACGAAGTtgttattttccaccacttgtcacccaCAAACGGATGGGCAAACTGAAGTTGTCAACCGTACCCTGTCCACCATGCTGCGTGCCGTGCTAAAAAAGAATTTGAAGCAGTGGGAAGAATGTCTTCCACATGTCGAATTTGCTTATAATAGGGCACTACATTCCACAACAAATTTTTGTCCATTTGAAATTGTTTATGGTTTTAAGCCACATACTCCCATGGATCTTTTGCCTTTACCATTACAGGAACAA CCCGGTGACCTCGTGTGGTTGCATCTACGCAAGGATCGATTTCCCCAACAACGTAAGAGTAAGTTATCACCTAGAGGTGATGGTCCATTCAAGGTTCTAAAAAAGATAAATGATAATGCATACAAAATTGAGCTGCCACCTGAATATTCCAATGTTAGTCCAACATTCAATGTCAAAGACTTGCTTCCATTTGTTGGTGAgcctgagtcgaggacgactccttctcaagagggggaggctgatgaggacatccctagcattcattcatcttcaaatgaaactccacttgatataagtggtccaattacaagaagtagagctaaaca